In the genome of Olsenella profusa DSM 13989, one region contains:
- a CDS encoding DUF3284 domain-containing protein translates to MRIVRSLDVSGDEFFSDLVAMFENDWQGLTGGKLEAGDLCEGLSWRSDQAHLLVRSFEPSHLFSVEREERAECTCATYLVESGDHGCTVTYDWESDVHDRQHNRLLRGFSEAVYLGRMAESLLAAEDRIRNGGIPRHVQTTSQERLDVRLLRKAVERRQGRQ, encoded by the coding sequence ATGCGCATAGTGAGGTCACTGGACGTGTCGGGCGATGAGTTCTTCTCGGACCTTGTGGCCATGTTCGAAAACGATTGGCAGGGGCTGACGGGCGGGAAGCTCGAGGCAGGAGACCTGTGCGAGGGTCTCTCATGGCGATCCGACCAGGCACATCTGCTCGTACGCTCCTTTGAGCCGTCACACCTCTTTTCCGTGGAACGTGAGGAACGGGCGGAATGCACATGTGCCACCTACCTCGTGGAATCAGGCGACCATGGTTGCACGGTGACGTACGACTGGGAGAGCGACGTACATGACCGGCAGCACAACCGCCTGCTGCGAGGCTTTTCCGAAGCGGTCTATCTTGGCAGAATGGCCGAATCCCTTCTCGCCGCAGAGGATCGCATCAGGAACGGCGGCATCCCTCGGCATGTCCAGACCACGTCACAGGAGCGCCTAGACGTGAGGCTCCTGCGAAAGGCTGTAGAACGCCGTCAGGGAAGACAATGA
- a CDS encoding family 1 glycosylhydrolase, translated as MSFPEGFLWGGATAANQYEGGYLDGGKGLNTSDVLTAGAHTTPRRITWRNPTTGETGSIDYAFGLMQKANIFPDGVEPAVVEGEYYPSHVATDFYHHYKEDIALMGEMGFKTFRLSMNWARIFPHGDDERPNEEGLAFYDAVFDECHRYGIEPLVTLSHYETPLHLATAYGGWKSRRLIDFFETYAKTVFARYQGKVKYWLTFNEINCMEWMPFMAGGMSDFTEQAKAQGAHNQFVASARAVRAAHEISPAIKVGQMLAYQPLYAYTCDPADQLKVMEDGHGTLFYSDVQTGGRYPEYRLRQYERGGISLDMEDDDLDLIAAYPADFLSFSCYGSSTLTTHEEEAGGGNLFMGVKNPYLKTNAWGWATDPACLRLALNTLWDRYHKPLWVVENGIGWDDVMEKDGSVHDSYRIEYLRQNIASMDDAVTLDGVDLMGYTMWGCIDLVSAGTGEMKKRYGFVYVDRDDQGNGSLRRSKKDSFDWYKKVIASNGADLS; from the coding sequence ATGTCATTTCCCGAGGGCTTTCTATGGGGTGGCGCAACGGCTGCCAACCAGTATGAGGGAGGCTACCTTGATGGAGGCAAGGGACTCAATACCTCTGACGTGCTGACGGCTGGCGCGCATACCACGCCGCGCCGCATCACATGGAGAAATCCCACCACGGGCGAGACCGGCTCCATAGACTATGCGTTTGGGCTCATGCAGAAGGCAAACATCTTCCCCGACGGTGTCGAACCTGCCGTCGTGGAAGGCGAGTACTATCCCAGCCATGTCGCCACGGACTTCTATCATCACTACAAGGAGGACATCGCCCTCATGGGCGAGATGGGCTTCAAGACCTTTCGCCTGTCCATGAACTGGGCGCGCATCTTTCCCCATGGTGATGACGAGCGGCCCAACGAGGAGGGCCTCGCCTTCTATGATGCCGTCTTTGACGAGTGCCACAGATACGGCATCGAGCCCCTGGTGACGCTCTCGCACTACGAGACGCCACTCCACCTCGCCACGGCCTATGGCGGTTGGAAGAGCCGCAGGCTCATCGACTTCTTTGAGACGTATGCCAAGACGGTGTTTGCTCGCTATCAGGGCAAGGTCAAGTATTGGCTCACCTTCAACGAGATCAACTGCATGGAGTGGATGCCCTTCATGGCCGGCGGCATGAGCGACTTCACCGAGCAGGCCAAGGCCCAAGGCGCCCACAACCAGTTTGTGGCAAGTGCCAGGGCCGTGCGTGCGGCGCACGAGATCTCACCCGCGATTAAGGTGGGACAGATGCTGGCCTACCAGCCCCTCTATGCGTACACCTGCGATCCTGCCGACCAGCTCAAGGTCATGGAGGATGGTCACGGAACCTTGTTCTACTCCGATGTGCAGACGGGTGGTCGCTATCCCGAGTATCGCCTCAGGCAGTATGAGCGTGGCGGCATCAGCCTGGATATGGAGGATGACGACCTCGACCTCATCGCTGCCTATCCCGCGGACTTCCTCTCGTTCTCGTGCTACGGCTCATCCACGCTGACCACGCACGAGGAAGAGGCAGGTGGCGGCAACCTGTTCATGGGTGTCAAGAATCCGTACCTCAAGACCAATGCCTGGGGATGGGCGACCGATCCCGCCTGTCTGCGTCTGGCGCTCAACACACTGTGGGATCGCTACCACAAGCCCCTATGGGTCGTGGAGAACGGTATTGGTTGGGATGATGTGATGGAGAAGGACGGCAGCGTTCACGACAGCTACCGCATCGAGTATCTTCGCCAGAACATCGCCTCCATGGATGATGCGGTGACGCTCGATGGCGTTGACCTCATGGGTTACACCATGTGGGGCTGCATTGATCTCGTCTCTGCAGGTACCGGTGAGATGAAGAAGCGCTATGGCTTTGTCTACGTCGATCGTGACGACCAGGGCAACGGTAGCCTCAGGCGTTCGAAGAAGGACTCGTTCGACTGGTACAAGAAGGTCATCGCCTCCAACGGTGCTGACCTGAGCTAG
- a CDS encoding peptidoglycan D,D-transpeptidase FtsI family protein, whose translation MGAGVRGKGDAPLGVEERDVAVSGRTIAIVLAALLAIVSMRLVYLQVIDGPRLKELGTSVRSNEFPVKAKRGTIYDRNGKVLATSVACTTVTCNPKEVTDQTAVAQIMAQDLGGEPSSYLSALSGDTTFSYVRRQVDTDKADQLKSDLAAARLPGVYYMDDMRREYPYGAAASQVLGVVGVDGDGLTGLEKYYDGVLSGTNGTLTLETGNGGIPIAGGARTQTTAVGGTDIQISLDIDVQQKAEEVISRGVKDYKADSGSVMVSDPRTGEVIAACSTPLFDVTDTSRMEEGATSLKPVSSSFEPGSIFKLITMSIGIEDGLITPDSTFDVPAQVKVGDDMVRDDDKRKQRMDMTIREMLRRSSNVGTALVAQNVIGADRFAQGLQWFGIGTATGIDFPGEANGIVRQRSEYDGASLGSMSFGQSLSIPLDQMVKAVGSIANDGVLETPHFLLSKGGEQASWPSPGTSVSPSTASQVTDMMRTVVKEGTAEKAQVRGYDIAGKTGTGEQASESGGYEANKYVSSLIGFAPAGDAQVLVYVGLNGTPYLATNSAAPLFSTIMGEALSELQIPPGT comes from the coding sequence TTGGGCGCAGGGGTGCGCGGGAAGGGTGACGCGCCCCTTGGCGTCGAGGAGCGTGACGTTGCCGTCTCGGGCAGGACGATCGCCATCGTGCTCGCCGCCCTGCTTGCCATCGTGTCCATGCGCCTCGTCTACCTACAGGTGATCGACGGGCCACGCCTCAAAGAGCTCGGAACGAGCGTCCGTTCCAACGAGTTCCCGGTCAAGGCCAAGCGCGGCACCATCTACGATCGAAATGGCAAGGTGCTTGCCACGAGCGTCGCCTGCACGACCGTCACCTGCAACCCCAAGGAGGTGACCGATCAGACCGCCGTGGCGCAGATCATGGCACAGGACCTGGGTGGAGAGCCCTCCTCGTACCTCTCGGCCCTCTCGGGTGACACGACCTTCTCCTACGTGCGCCGTCAGGTTGACACGGACAAGGCCGACCAGCTCAAGAGCGACCTCGCCGCCGCCAGGCTCCCGGGCGTCTACTACATGGATGACATGCGCCGCGAGTATCCCTATGGAGCGGCGGCGAGCCAGGTGCTTGGCGTGGTGGGCGTCGATGGCGATGGCCTCACGGGTCTCGAGAAGTACTACGACGGCGTTCTCTCGGGCACCAACGGCACGCTCACGCTGGAAACGGGCAATGGAGGCATCCCCATCGCGGGCGGCGCGCGCACCCAGACGACGGCGGTGGGCGGCACGGACATACAGATCTCGCTCGACATCGACGTCCAGCAGAAGGCCGAGGAGGTCATCAGCAGGGGCGTCAAGGACTACAAGGCGGACTCTGGATCGGTGATGGTGAGCGACCCCAGGACGGGGGAGGTCATAGCCGCCTGCTCGACACCCCTCTTCGACGTGACGGACACCTCACGGATGGAGGAGGGGGCCACCTCGCTCAAGCCCGTCTCCTCGTCCTTCGAGCCCGGTTCCATCTTCAAGCTCATCACGATGTCCATCGGCATCGAGGACGGCCTCATCACGCCAGACTCGACCTTTGACGTGCCCGCCCAGGTGAAGGTGGGCGATGACATGGTGCGCGACGATGACAAGCGCAAGCAGCGTATGGACATGACGATTCGCGAGATGCTGCGACGCTCCTCGAACGTGGGAACCGCGCTCGTGGCCCAGAACGTCATTGGGGCGGATCGCTTCGCCCAGGGGCTTCAGTGGTTTGGCATCGGAACCGCCACGGGCATCGACTTTCCGGGCGAGGCCAACGGCATCGTGAGGCAACGCAGCGAGTACGACGGCGCCAGCCTGGGATCCATGTCGTTTGGGCAGTCGCTCTCCATCCCGCTCGATCAGATGGTCAAGGCCGTGGGCTCCATCGCCAACGATGGCGTCCTCGAGACGCCGCACTTTCTCCTGAGCAAGGGCGGCGAGCAGGCGAGCTGGCCCAGCCCGGGAACCTCCGTCTCCCCATCGACCGCCTCTCAGGTGACGGACATGATGCGTACGGTGGTGAAGGAGGGAACCGCCGAAAAGGCCCAGGTACGGGGTTATGACATCGCAGGCAAGACGGGTACGGGCGAACAGGCGAGCGAGAGCGGCGGCTATGAGGCCAACAAGTACGTCTCGTCACTCATAGGCTTCGCGCCGGCGGGTGACGCACAGGTCCTGGTGTATGTGGGCCTCAACGGGACCCCGTACCTCGCGACGAACTCCGCCGCCCCGCTCTTCTCGACTATCATGGGTGAGGCCCTCTCCGAGCTCCAGATCCCGCCGGGGACGTAG
- a CDS encoding cell division protein FtsL — protein MAYRGSEAYRLDMAERQARWQDHEPFSIVKGGGRDAREREGVSTQFMGRIRLALVCIVAVIALGVARVVLTTATVTALQANGVTQTELSDAQALNVSLRITNADLSNSARIDQIATENYGMVYAPAPERVSTQDPSAAASDSGQASSAEPAQTQAH, from the coding sequence ATGGCATATCGAGGGTCCGAGGCATATCGCCTCGACATGGCCGAGAGACAGGCCCGGTGGCAGGATCACGAGCCGTTTTCTATCGTCAAGGGCGGGGGCCGCGACGCCCGCGAGCGCGAGGGCGTCTCGACACAGTTCATGGGACGCATCAGGCTTGCCCTCGTCTGCATCGTCGCCGTCATTGCCCTGGGCGTCGCCCGCGTGGTGCTCACGACGGCGACGGTTACCGCCCTACAGGCAAACGGCGTCACGCAGACGGAGCTCTCCGATGCCCAGGCGCTCAATGTGTCGCTGCGGATAACGAATGCCGACCTCTCCAACTCCGCGCGCATCGACCAGATTGCGACCGAGAACTACGGCATGGTCTACGCTCCCGCCCCCGAGCGCGTCTCGACTCAGGACCCCTCCGCGGCCGCATCCGACTCCGGCCAGGCGTCGTCTGCAGAGCCTGCGCAGACTCAGGCGCACTAG
- the rsmH gene encoding 16S rRNA (cytosine(1402)-N(4))-methyltransferase RsmH, whose amino-acid sequence MTEEYRHIPVMIEQVLHELDPRPGEVVCDCTLGGASHTVELARRIQPDGLSLGIDQDELALAAATERFEREVPGAEHRFLRGNFGDLDALLVKVEVPGVDCFLFDLGVSSPQLDIASRGFSYREDAPLDMRMDPGDDTLTAAEVVNTYNEADLARILRIYSDERFASRIAHAIVHARGRAPIRTTLQLADIVRRAIPAAARRHGGHPARRTFQALRIEVNHELEALERGLRSAVRWADTGGRICVISYHSLEDRLVKHVFSELSQGCVCPPDLPVCACGHVPIVKVRTRRPLVPSGEEVAANPRSRSALMRVAVKLDVTEA is encoded by the coding sequence TTGACAGAAGAATATCGGCACATTCCAGTGATGATCGAGCAGGTGCTCCACGAGCTGGATCCCCGCCCTGGCGAGGTCGTGTGCGACTGTACCCTCGGTGGTGCGAGCCACACGGTCGAGCTGGCAAGGCGGATTCAGCCGGATGGTCTCTCCCTGGGCATCGACCAGGACGAGCTGGCCCTTGCCGCCGCAACCGAGCGCTTCGAGCGCGAGGTGCCGGGTGCGGAGCATCGCTTCCTCAGGGGGAACTTCGGCGACCTCGATGCGCTTCTCGTCAAGGTCGAGGTGCCGGGCGTCGACTGCTTCCTCTTCGACCTCGGCGTATCGTCCCCCCAGCTTGACATCGCCTCTCGGGGCTTCTCATATCGCGAGGACGCCCCGCTGGATATGCGCATGGATCCGGGTGACGACACCCTAACCGCAGCCGAGGTCGTGAACACCTACAACGAGGCAGACCTCGCCCGGATCCTGCGCATATACAGCGACGAGAGGTTTGCGTCGCGCATAGCCCACGCCATCGTGCACGCGCGAGGGCGGGCGCCCATACGGACCACGCTTCAGCTGGCGGACATCGTGCGGCGCGCCATCCCGGCCGCGGCCCGTCGCCATGGGGGCCACCCGGCGCGCAGGACCTTCCAGGCCCTGCGCATCGAGGTCAACCATGAGCTGGAGGCTCTCGAGAGGGGGCTGCGCTCGGCTGTTCGCTGGGCGGACACGGGTGGCAGGATCTGCGTCATCTCGTACCACTCGCTCGAGGATCGCCTGGTGAAGCACGTGTTCTCTGAGCTTTCCCAGGGCTGCGTCTGCCCGCCGGACCTTCCGGTGTGCGCATGCGGCCATGTGCCGATAGTCAAAGTCAGGACAAGGAGGCCCCTCGTCCCATCGGGCGAGGAGGTTGCGGCCAACCCACGGTCGCGCAGCGCACTCATGCGCGTGGCGGTAAAGCTCGACGTCACGGAAGCATAG
- a CDS encoding site-specific tyrosine recombinase: MELKAALGEYLDYLTIERGSSANTVAAYRRDLARYVSHLNGGGITDVDAVSRHDIEAHVASLERQGLASSSVQRAVSAIRGFHRFLVAEQETTNHPAADLVMPKRPEHLPDVISREKAFELLDVPFAQEPSPKPRRSGEPDRTNVACFHRDKAILEVLYGCGLRVSELCGLDVRDVLVADEVVRVFGKGSKERVVPLLGTANRALADYLGQWRPLLAAHAHSRGGGAAFLSARGTRITRQAVFGLVERYGEMVGIHGLHPHTLRHSFATHLLEGGADLRVVQELLGHANVSTTQLYTHVDRTHVRMVYLEAHPRAHRG; encoded by the coding sequence GTGGAGCTGAAGGCCGCGCTGGGGGAGTACCTCGACTACCTCACCATCGAGCGGGGCAGCTCTGCCAACACGGTCGCGGCATATCGGCGCGATCTCGCGCGATACGTCTCCCATCTGAACGGCGGCGGCATCACGGACGTCGATGCCGTCTCCCGTCATGACATCGAGGCGCACGTGGCCTCGCTGGAGAGGCAGGGGCTGGCTTCCTCCTCGGTGCAGCGGGCCGTCTCGGCCATCAGGGGCTTCCATCGCTTTCTTGTCGCCGAGCAGGAGACCACCAACCATCCCGCCGCCGATCTCGTGATGCCCAAGAGGCCCGAGCACCTGCCCGACGTCATCTCGCGCGAGAAGGCCTTCGAGCTGCTGGATGTGCCGTTTGCCCAGGAACCCAGCCCCAAGCCGCGCAGGAGCGGTGAGCCAGACCGCACCAACGTTGCCTGCTTCCATCGCGACAAGGCCATCCTCGAGGTGCTCTACGGGTGTGGCCTGCGCGTCTCGGAGCTCTGCGGGCTGGACGTGCGGGACGTCCTCGTTGCCGACGAGGTGGTGCGCGTCTTTGGCAAGGGTTCCAAGGAGCGTGTGGTGCCCCTGTTGGGCACCGCCAACCGTGCGCTTGCGGACTACCTCGGCCAGTGGCGGCCGCTTCTGGCGGCGCACGCACACTCGCGGGGCGGTGGTGCGGCCTTTCTGAGCGCACGGGGAACGCGCATCACGCGGCAGGCAGTGTTTGGCCTCGTGGAACGATATGGTGAGATGGTGGGCATCCATGGGCTGCATCCCCACACGTTGCGCCACAGCTTCGCAACCCACCTCCTGGAGGGCGGCGCCGACCTGCGCGTGGTACAGGAGCTGCTCGGTCATGCGAACGTCTCCACCACCCAGCTGTATACGCATGTCGATCGCACGCACGTGCGCATGGTCTACCTCGAGGCTCACCCACGGGCCCATCGTGGGTAG
- a CDS encoding CTP synthase, which produces MAKHIFVTGGVVSSLGKGITAASLGRLLKARGLKVMMQKADPYLNVDPGTMSPFQHGEVFVTEDGKETDLDLGHYERFIDENLTRESNFTTGLVYQSLISRERAGDFLGGTVQVIPHVTNEIKGRFRRIEEQTQADVVITELGGTIGDIEGQSFVEAIRQFRKDKGPGNTLVIHVSLVPYIAAAHEVKTKPTQHSVKELRSMGIQPDLIVCRSDHEVEASIRAKIAHFCDVDEDCVFENSDCPSIYDVPEHLAQQGFDEKVLSKLGLEAGERHMEDWYAFTDCMHASNAQDDTVEIKVVGKYVQLPDAYLSVIEALRHSGVYYGRHVHISLIDGEELDGSNIDEALAGADGILVPGGFGQRGVEGKILSANRARTSRIPYLGICLGLQVAVSEFARTVCGLAGANSAEFEHDCAYPVIALMSDQEEITDKGGTMRLGAYPCKVVGPLAREAYGEDLVYERHRHRFEVNNAFRNRLTEAGLVIGGLSPNDRLVEMVELPEDVHPWFVASQAHPEFKSRPTKPAPLFREFVRAAIARHEGVDRHEVTPADESAC; this is translated from the coding sequence ATGGCCAAGCACATCTTTGTCACCGGTGGCGTCGTCTCCTCGCTGGGCAAGGGCATCACAGCCGCCTCCCTCGGTCGCCTGCTCAAGGCGCGTGGCCTCAAGGTCATGATGCAAAAGGCCGACCCCTATCTCAATGTCGACCCCGGCACCATGAGTCCCTTCCAGCATGGCGAGGTGTTCGTGACGGAGGACGGCAAGGAGACCGACCTCGACCTCGGCCACTACGAGCGCTTCATCGACGAGAACCTCACGCGCGAGTCCAACTTCACCACCGGCCTCGTCTACCAGTCGCTCATCAGCCGTGAGCGCGCTGGGGACTTCCTCGGTGGGACCGTGCAGGTCATCCCACACGTCACCAACGAGATCAAGGGACGCTTCCGCCGCATCGAGGAACAGACCCAGGCGGACGTCGTCATCACCGAGCTCGGTGGCACCATCGGCGACATCGAGGGCCAGTCGTTCGTGGAGGCCATTCGCCAGTTTCGCAAGGACAAGGGCCCGGGCAACACGCTCGTGATCCACGTCTCGCTCGTGCCCTACATCGCCGCCGCCCACGAGGTCAAGACCAAGCCCACGCAACATTCGGTCAAGGAGCTGCGCTCCATGGGCATCCAGCCCGATCTCATCGTCTGTCGCAGCGACCATGAGGTGGAGGCCTCCATTCGTGCCAAGATCGCCCACTTCTGCGATGTGGATGAGGACTGCGTCTTCGAGAACTCCGACTGCCCCTCCATCTACGACGTGCCCGAGCACCTCGCGCAACAGGGCTTTGATGAGAAGGTGCTCTCCAAGCTGGGCCTTGAGGCCGGAGAGCGCCACATGGAGGACTGGTATGCCTTCACCGACTGCATGCACGCCTCCAACGCCCAGGACGACACGGTCGAGATCAAGGTCGTCGGCAAGTACGTGCAGCTTCCCGATGCCTACCTCTCCGTCATCGAGGCCCTGCGTCACTCCGGCGTCTACTATGGCCGCCATGTGCACATATCGCTGATAGACGGCGAGGAGCTCGACGGTTCCAACATCGACGAGGCGCTCGCCGGTGCCGATGGCATCCTGGTGCCCGGCGGCTTCGGCCAGCGTGGTGTGGAGGGCAAGATCCTCTCGGCCAATCGTGCCCGTACGAGTAGGATTCCCTACCTGGGCATCTGCCTGGGGCTGCAGGTGGCCGTCTCGGAGTTTGCACGCACCGTGTGCGGTCTTGCGGGCGCCAACTCCGCCGAGTTCGAGCACGATTGCGCCTATCCCGTGATTGCCCTCATGAGCGACCAGGAGGAGATCACGGACAAGGGCGGCACTATGCGCCTGGGCGCCTATCCCTGCAAGGTCGTGGGTCCGCTCGCGCGCGAGGCCTATGGCGAGGACCTCGTCTACGAGCGTCATCGGCATCGCTTTGAGGTCAACAATGCCTTCCGTAACCGGCTGACCGAGGCCGGCCTCGTCATTGGCGGCCTGTCGCCGAACGACCGCCTGGTCGAGATGGTCGAGCTGCCGGAGGACGTGCATCCCTGGTTCGTTGCCAGCCAGGCGCACCCGGAGTTCAAGAGCCGTCCCACCAAGCCCGCACCGCTCTTCCGTGAGTTCGTGCGTGCCGCCATCGCCCGCCACGAGGGCGTCGATCGCCATGAGGTGACGCCCGCGGACGAGAGCGCCTGCTAG
- a CDS encoding UDP-N-acetylmuramoyl-tripeptide--D-alanyl-D-alanine ligase, protein MVCMTVGDIVGATRARLAGGADDVQVRGVAIDSRMVGRGGLFVCFPGERVDGNDYAVAAMGAGAAAVVMTREPEAEVLAEARDLDAAVLVAEGGDAEEFMLRLAGAWRTRNPQWVVVGVTGSVGKTTTKDMLAVALATRYKVHATEGNHNNLIGLPLTLLLASADDEVVVAEMGMNHAGELTRLSACGRPTVAVITNVGTSHIGNLGSREAIARAKAEILSSMQPTVAGCGRARSCLVMTSDNDYATLIEDEYARPRGIEVLSVGADGRCSVRAARVALVGDGRAHVAVTCSDGWRDEVTLPMPGRHVVSDFLLALAVSWRVGADRTAACTAMAHMPQTHMRMEIAGGPGRPRVIDDSYNASPNSTAAALDVLASLPCEGRRVAVLGEVAELGEAAPRLHGYMGAYAAAKPLDLLVLVGTDDADRMAEAALTMGFSEDRLERVRDVDEAIRVIAPIVDEGDLVLVKASRAARLDAFVREVLA, encoded by the coding sequence ATGGTTTGCATGACAGTGGGGGACATCGTTGGCGCGACGCGGGCACGCCTTGCGGGTGGCGCCGATGACGTCCAGGTGAGGGGGGTCGCCATCGACTCACGTATGGTGGGGCGGGGAGGGCTCTTCGTCTGCTTTCCAGGTGAGCGGGTCGATGGCAACGACTATGCCGTGGCGGCCATGGGGGCGGGGGCCGCGGCCGTCGTCATGACCCGCGAACCCGAGGCCGAGGTGCTGGCGGAAGCCCGCGACCTGGACGCCGCGGTCCTCGTTGCCGAGGGCGGCGATGCCGAGGAGTTCATGCTGCGCCTCGCTGGCGCCTGGCGCACGCGCAATCCCCAGTGGGTCGTCGTGGGCGTGACGGGCTCGGTGGGGAAGACCACCACCAAGGACATGCTCGCCGTCGCACTCGCGACGCGCTACAAGGTGCATGCCACGGAGGGCAACCACAACAATCTCATCGGCCTGCCGCTCACGCTGCTCTTGGCCTCGGCCGACGACGAGGTCGTGGTGGCCGAGATGGGCATGAACCACGCTGGGGAGCTTACGCGCCTCTCGGCCTGCGGCCGTCCCACCGTTGCCGTGATAACCAACGTGGGCACCAGCCACATTGGCAACCTGGGCTCCCGCGAGGCCATCGCCCGTGCCAAGGCAGAGATCCTCTCGTCCATGCAGCCCACCGTTGCGGGGTGCGGGAGGGCGAGATCCTGCCTGGTCATGACCTCCGACAACGACTACGCCACCCTCATCGAGGACGAGTATGCCCGCCCCCGAGGCATCGAGGTGCTCTCCGTCGGCGCGGACGGGCGCTGTTCCGTGCGCGCCGCACGCGTGGCGCTTGTCGGGGATGGCCGCGCCCATGTCGCCGTCACCTGCTCGGATGGCTGGAGGGACGAGGTCACGCTGCCGATGCCCGGTCGCCATGTGGTGAGCGACTTCCTGCTTGCCCTGGCCGTCTCGTGGCGTGTGGGCGCAGACCGCACGGCGGCCTGCACGGCCATGGCGCACATGCCCCAGACGCACATGCGCATGGAGATCGCCGGCGGCCCCGGCAGGCCCCGCGTGATCGACGACTCCTACAATGCGAGCCCCAACTCCACGGCCGCGGCCCTCGACGTGCTTGCGTCACTGCCCTGCGAGGGTCGCCGCGTGGCCGTGCTGGGTGAGGTTGCCGAGCTGGGGGAGGCGGCGCCCCGCCTGCACGGCTACATGGGCGCCTATGCCGCCGCCAAGCCGCTCGACCTCCTGGTGCTTGTGGGCACCGATGACGCGGACCGCATGGCCGAGGCCGCCCTCACGATGGGGTTCTCCGAGGATCGCCTGGAGCGCGTGCGCGATGTGGACGAGGCCATACGGGTCATCGCCCCGATAGTGGACGAGGGAGACCTCGTGCTGGTCAAGGCGTCGCGCGCCGCACGACTCGACGCCTTCGTGAGGGAGGTGCTTGCCTAA
- the mraY gene encoding phospho-N-acetylmuramoyl-pentapeptide-transferase yields MIGDPSYPTYQVFIAAAVAAALTALAMPLFIKAMRHEGIGQQIRADGPQRHLVKQGTPTMGGVVMLLATVVACAVQGTWSLGLVLAVLVMLVTGSLGLLDDIESVAHKRSLGLTPSQKMVGLVLISVTFCLVAVNGCGISPVVELPGGLGIDMGALTTSVAVGDATIAVPWIYMLFVFLLMAGLSNAVNLTDGLDGLSSGCVLVVMIVMSMVAFRFGSVDLAVFAASIAGACIGFLWHNCYPASIFMGDTGSLALGAALAALAVLTKTEITSLVMGGLFICEALSVIIQVASFKLTGRRVFLMAPIHHHFEKLGWSETKVVIRFWIVSAAFASLGFALFFQLA; encoded by the coding sequence ATGATCGGAGATCCCAGCTACCCTACCTACCAGGTGTTCATCGCCGCCGCCGTGGCGGCGGCACTCACGGCGCTCGCCATGCCCCTCTTCATCAAGGCCATGCGTCACGAGGGGATCGGCCAGCAGATTCGCGCCGATGGTCCCCAACGGCACCTCGTGAAGCAGGGCACGCCCACCATGGGCGGCGTCGTCATGCTCCTGGCGACGGTCGTGGCCTGCGCCGTGCAGGGCACCTGGAGCCTGGGGCTCGTCCTGGCCGTGCTTGTCATGCTCGTCACGGGATCGCTCGGCCTGCTCGATGACATCGAGTCCGTGGCCCACAAGCGCTCGCTTGGCCTCACGCCCTCCCAGAAGATGGTGGGCCTCGTCCTCATCTCCGTGACGTTCTGCCTGGTCGCCGTCAACGGCTGCGGCATCTCCCCGGTGGTCGAGCTGCCCGGTGGCCTTGGCATCGACATGGGTGCCCTCACGACCTCCGTTGCCGTGGGCGACGCCACCATCGCGGTTCCCTGGATCTATATGCTCTTCGTCTTTCTGCTGATGGCCGGCCTCTCCAACGCCGTCAACCTCACGGATGGCCTCGACGGACTCTCGAGCGGCTGCGTGCTCGTGGTCATGATCGTGATGTCCATGGTCGCGTTTCGCTTTGGCTCGGTCGACCTCGCCGTGTTCGCCGCGTCCATCGCAGGCGCCTGCATCGGCTTCCTCTGGCACAACTGCTATCCGGCATCCATCTTCATGGGCGACACGGGCTCGCTTGCGTTGGGCGCCGCCCTCGCCGCCCTCGCCGTGCTCACCAAGACCGAGATAACGTCCCTGGTGATGGGGGGGCTCTTCATTTGCGAGGCGCTGTCCGTCATCATCCAGGTGGCGAGCTTCAAGCTCACGGGCAGGCGCGTGTTCCTCATGGCGCCCATACACCATCACTTCGAGAAGCTGGGCTGGAGCGAGACGAAGGTGGTCATTCGCTTCTGGATCGTGTCGGCCGCCTTTGCGTCGCTCGGCTTCGCCCTGTTCTTCCAACTGGCCTAG
- a CDS encoding division/cell wall cluster transcriptional repressor MraZ, producing the protein MFLTGTYRHNLDAKSRVTLPATFRRQVDEQVLLVPFNGALYGFTPDAYREWLGSVFPAGLNPRNAKDVRLQRAIASSTTTVDVDSAGRIALGKLPAQQLVQCGLAREVAIVGNIDHFEIWDAQTFDQQMAETSSDLDSLMFSE; encoded by the coding sequence ATGTTCCTGACGGGCACCTATCGTCACAATCTGGATGCCAAGTCACGCGTCACGCTTCCGGCAACCTTTCGCAGGCAGGTGGACGAGCAGGTCCTCCTGGTTCCCTTCAACGGCGCGCTCTATGGCTTTACCCCCGATGCCTACCGGGAGTGGCTCGGCAGCGTCTTTCCCGCGGGGCTCAACCCTCGCAATGCGAAGGACGTCCGGCTGCAGAGAGCCATCGCGTCCAGCACCACGACGGTCGATGTTGACAGCGCTGGCCGCATTGCCCTGGGCAAGCTTCCCGCACAGCAGCTCGTACAGTGCGGCCTTGCCCGCGAGGTGGCCATCGTGGGGAACATCGACCACTTCGAGATCTGGGATGCCCAGACGTTCGACCAGCAGATGGCCGAGACGAGCTCCGATCTTGACAGCCTGATGTTCTCCGAGTAG